A region from the Lycium barbarum isolate Lr01 chromosome 8, ASM1917538v2, whole genome shotgun sequence genome encodes:
- the LOC132607923 gene encoding uncharacterized protein LOC132607923, which translates to MAKNLHDPPFLFPSFYVSGNYYVITDATPCNWSMLPISIQCIRNHPNLSWEGKNNNYQKPYDPQTGGSMEETVEQWMAQQQQMMNEMQKSIHELERLVGQMAVFQTTARGSSTKNNKENVELIPAKRTEIEQKSVENVVEQPEVVVVPSAQRLQKQKLDSAYFKIVALTKESNSRVRSKIPLKLKDLGSCTISITIGNVELVDRSLAYPDGIIEDVLMKVGSFILPVDFVILDYEADKKVLLILGRRFLATVDAIIRVRKGNMSMIVDGQEATFDVFKATKLPAHYEDLKTITIAETKLTSAELDYFLSFKDTLQRALVYNKELEGNEEVKECLFILDTTCA; encoded by the exons ATGGCCAAGAATCTACATGATCCTCCTTTCCTTTTCCCTTCTTTTTATGTTTCTGGAAATTATTATGTGATAACTGATGCAACTCCATGTAATTGGTCAATGCTCCCAATATCAATCCAGTGCATCAG AAATCACCCAAATCTTTCATGGGAAGGTAAGAATAACAACTATCAGAAGCCTTATGATCCGCAGACCGGTGGTTCTATGGAAGAAACGGTAGAGCAATGGATGGCTCAACAACAGCAGATGATGAATGAGATGCAAAAATCCATCCATGAGCTAGAACGTTTGGTGGGCCAGATGGCGGTTTTTCAAACT ACAGCTCGAGGAAGTTCCACTAAGAACAACAAGGAAAATGTTGAACTAATCCCTGCTAAGAGGACAGAGATCGAACAGAAGAGTGTTGAGAATGTTGTAGAGCAGCCAGAGGTGGTGGTGGTTCCATCCGCACAAAGACTCCAAAAGCAGAAATTAGATTCAGCTT ATTTCAAAATTGTTGCACTCACTAAAGAGTCCAACTCCAGAGTGAGGAGTAAAATTCCTCTAAAGTTGAAGGATCTGGGCAGTTGCACAATTTCCATCACTATTGGGAACGTTGAG CTTGTAGATAGATCTTTGGCATATCCTGATGGTATAATTGAAGATGTTCTTATGAAAGTGGGGTCCTTCATTCTTCCAGTTGATTTCGTTATTCTTGATTATGAAGCTGACAAGAAAGTGCTTCTCATTCTTGGGAGGAGATTTTTAGCTACAGTTGATGCTATTATTCGAGTTAGAAAAGGTAACATGTCCATGATAGTGGATGGGCAAGAGGCCACTTTTGACGTGTTCAAAGCTACTAAATTGCCTGCCCATTATGAGGACTTGAAAACGATAACTATTGCGGAGACTAAGTTGACAAGTGCAGAACTTGATTATTTCTTGTCCTTCAAAGATACCTTGCAAAGGGCATTGGTCTATAATAAGGAGCTAGAGGGCAATGAAGAAGTTAAAGAGTGTCTTTTCATCCTTGACACAACTTGTGCATAA